One window of the Eucalyptus grandis isolate ANBG69807.140 chromosome 6, ASM1654582v1, whole genome shotgun sequence genome contains the following:
- the LOC104450006 gene encoding nuclear transcription factor Y subunit A-3 isoform X2: MPKGSSIKMGVPLQHSSGIKQLNVHFQERDLCSTQSTSQSFSEVPNIGGSTDCSQATVLEQTEHGETEGQSVRGQAKSALSMGTQDLVFQPLEVCIPLHYAEPSLGGFMPAAYGPQAMISYPQMAGMIPSRLPLPFDTTQEEPVYVNAKQYHGILRRRQYRAKLGAENKLIKDRKPYLHESRHHHAVRRPRGSGGRFLSKDQKESKFTSLNDESNVKSTARVSSAIDLPNSEVCQLKDHRDTGSTTSCSKTTQTTTSSDAIPVSKFRFFGQPWHVMTTCDPSCDVRYSGDIRHLSLPGER, encoded by the exons ATGCCAAAAGGTTCAAGCATAAAGATGGGAGTTCCACTGCAACATTCTAGTGGTATCAAACAATTGAATGTTCACTTTCAAGAGCGGGACTTGTGTTCTACTCAATCAACCAGTCAATCATTCAGTGAAGTGCCTAATATAGGAGGAAGTACTGACTGTAGCCAAGCCACAGTTTTAGAACAGACAG AACATGGTGAAACTGAAGGGCAATCAGTGAGAGGACAAGCAAAATCAGCCTTGTCAATGGGAACTCAGGATTTAGTCTTCCAACCTTTAGAG GTGTGCATCCCACTCCACTATGCTGAACCATCCTTGGGTGGTTTTATGCCCGCTGCTTATGGGCCACAGGCTATG ATCTCTTACCCTCAAATGGCAGGAATGATACCTTCTCGACTGCCTCTGCCCTTTGATACGACACAAGAAGAACCGGTCTATGTAAATGCAAAACAGTATCATGGTATTCTCCGGAGAAGACAGTACCGCGCAAAGCTCGGGGCTGAAAACAAGCTCATCAAGGATAGAAAG CCTTACCTTCACGAATCTCGGCATCATCATGCAGTAAGAAGGCCAAGGGGATCCGGTGGGCGTTTTCTCTCAAAGGATCagaaagaatcaaaatttaCCTCCCTTAATGATGAATCAAACGTCAAAAGCACCGCAAGGGTGTCTTCAGCCATCGATTTACCGAATTCAGAGGTGTGTCAGCTGAAAGATCACAGAGACACCGGCTCCACCACCTCTTGCTCCAAAACGACTCAAACCACCACCAGCAGTGACGCCATCCCGGTGTCAAAATTCAGGTTCTTTGGTCAACCTTGGCATGTGATGACCACGTGTGATCCTTCTTGTGACGTTCGTTATAGTGGGGATATTCGCCATCTTTCTCTGCCAGGTGAAAGATGA
- the LOC104450006 gene encoding nuclear transcription factor Y subunit A-3 isoform X1 yields MSWYVGSSPSREASTISQFGLVPMPKGSSIKMGVPLQHSSGIKQLNVHFQERDLCSTQSTSQSFSEVPNIGGSTDCSQATVLEQTEHGETEGQSVRGQAKSALSMGTQDLVFQPLEVCIPLHYAEPSLGGFMPAAYGPQAMISYPQMAGMIPSRLPLPFDTTQEEPVYVNAKQYHGILRRRQYRAKLGAENKLIKDRKPYLHESRHHHAVRRPRGSGGRFLSKDQKESKFTSLNDESNVKSTARVSSAIDLPNSEVCQLKDHRDTGSTTSCSKTTQTTTSSDAIPVSKFRFFGQPWHVMTTCDPSCDVRYSGDIRHLSLPGER; encoded by the exons ATGTCTTGGTATGTCGGTAGCAGCCCATCTAGAGAGGCTTCCACCATATCACAGTTTGGACTTGTGCCAATGCCAAAAGGTTCAAGCATAAAGATGGGAGTTCCACTGCAACATTCTAGTGGTATCAAACAATTGAATGTTCACTTTCAAGAGCGGGACTTGTGTTCTACTCAATCAACCAGTCAATCATTCAGTGAAGTGCCTAATATAGGAGGAAGTACTGACTGTAGCCAAGCCACAGTTTTAGAACAGACAG AACATGGTGAAACTGAAGGGCAATCAGTGAGAGGACAAGCAAAATCAGCCTTGTCAATGGGAACTCAGGATTTAGTCTTCCAACCTTTAGAG GTGTGCATCCCACTCCACTATGCTGAACCATCCTTGGGTGGTTTTATGCCCGCTGCTTATGGGCCACAGGCTATG ATCTCTTACCCTCAAATGGCAGGAATGATACCTTCTCGACTGCCTCTGCCCTTTGATACGACACAAGAAGAACCGGTCTATGTAAATGCAAAACAGTATCATGGTATTCTCCGGAGAAGACAGTACCGCGCAAAGCTCGGGGCTGAAAACAAGCTCATCAAGGATAGAAAG CCTTACCTTCACGAATCTCGGCATCATCATGCAGTAAGAAGGCCAAGGGGATCCGGTGGGCGTTTTCTCTCAAAGGATCagaaagaatcaaaatttaCCTCCCTTAATGATGAATCAAACGTCAAAAGCACCGCAAGGGTGTCTTCAGCCATCGATTTACCGAATTCAGAGGTGTGTCAGCTGAAAGATCACAGAGACACCGGCTCCACCACCTCTTGCTCCAAAACGACTCAAACCACCACCAGCAGTGACGCCATCCCGGTGTCAAAATTCAGGTTCTTTGGTCAACCTTGGCATGTGATGACCACGTGTGATCCTTCTTGTGACGTTCGTTATAGTGGGGATATTCGCCATCTTTCTCTGCCAGGTGAAAGATGA
- the LOC120294806 gene encoding histone-lysine N-methyltransferase 2B-like, protein MDEDGADTPPFWLQPSGGPRRSRRDSSALLLLLFLAASVAFVIFAVPPFLSLTSQIFRPRSVKKSWDSLNLVLVLFAIVCGFLGSSNSGGDGGSAGSDSQKSSSSSSSNPGTPYKGHDSYDRRNSEGSEYGFSGSSSGRMRTSSSYPDLRAQYSPWDYGEGRRRFCDDTHLVAGGGFGTEPVYSRRRRNREEEDEEEKKFETKRVVAEDSGDRNAAVVEMEVPVTPPPSARPPPPPPPPRARAAGNDRKSRRRYETVAHTPKDEVDKPPAAPPAPPPPPPRAQAAGNDRKSRRRYETVAHTPKDEVDKPPAAPPAPPPPPPPPKPVFPPMEEGSGRKRRESATKEFLSKLKRRNKKQRQKSIENFESLLASQPPPPPPPPPPPPSVFHALFPSNKRKSKKGLPAPPPPPPVPPPPAAQRKSRARPPAFSQSTANSITINKSRTPVTTTLYDESSDDNINSGSQSPLIPIPPPPPFEVPPWKFSVSGDYVRVKSTNSWRHGTPDTEGFEGDDEAGVSGTAESSSNESSGATSPGFCPSPDVNTKADNFITRFRAELSLQKMNSVKQRRSNLAPKGTG, encoded by the exons ATGGATGAAGACGGAGCCGACACGCCACCCTTCTGGCTCCAGCCCTCCGGCGGCCCCCGGCGGAGCCGCCGCGACTCGTCCGCGCTCCTCCTCCTGCTCTTCCTCGCGGCCTCCGTCGCCTTCGTCATCTTCGCCGTCCCGCCCTTTCTCAGCCTCACTTCCCAGATCTTCCGGCCCCGCTCCGTCAAGAAGAGCTGGGACTCTCTCaacctcgtcctcgtcctcttCGCCATCGTCTGCGGGTTCCTCGGCAGTTCCAACAGCGGCGGGGACGGGGGGTCGGCGGGGTCGGACTCCCAgaagtcgtcgtcgtcgtcgtcgtcgaacCCGGGGACGCCGTACAAGGGGCACGACAGCTACGACCGTCGGAACTCCGAGGGGAGCGAATATGGGTTCTCCGGCAGTTCGTCTGGCCGGATGAGAACCAGCAGCTCGTACCCGGATCTGAGGGCGCAGTACTCGCCGTGGGATTACGGCGAAGGGCGGCGGAGATTCTGCGACGATACCCATCTCGTCGCGGGTGGGGGCTTCGGAACGGAACCGGTCTATTCCAGGAGAAGAAggaacagagaagaagaagacgaagaagagaaGAAGTTCGAGACCAAGCGTGTGGTCGCCGAAGATAGCGGCGATCGTAATGCTGCAGTCGTGGAAATGGAAGTTCCAGTCACGCCTCCGCCGTCTGCGcggccgccgcccccgccgcccccgccgcgaGCGCGGGCAGCTGGAAATGATCGGAAGTCGAGGAGGAGGTATGAGACTGTTGCTCACACGCCTAAGGATGAGGTTGACAAACCGCCAGCGGCGCCGCCGGCGcctccgccacctccgccgcgaGCGCAGGCAGCTGGAAATGATCGGAAGTCGAGGAGGAGGTATGAGACTGTTGCTCACACGCCTAAGGATGAGGTTGACAAACCGCCAGCGGCGCCCCCGGCGcctccgccacctccgccgccgccaaaGCCCGTGTTTCCCCCGATGGAGGAGGGGAGtgggagaaagagaagagaatcgGCGACCAAGGAGTTCTTGAGCAAGCTGAAGAGGAGGAATAAGAAGCAGAGACAAAAGAGCATCGAGAACTTCGAGTCCCTCCTCGCCTCCCA gcccccgcccccgcccccgcctccgccgccgccaccttcTGTGTTCCACGCTCTGTTTCCATCCAACAAGCGCAAGTCAAAGAAAGGTCTCccggctccgcctcctccgccgccagttccgccgccgccggcagcTCAGCGCAAGTCCAGGGCAAGACCACCTGCATTTTCTCAGTCGACCGCAAATTCGATCACCATCAACAAATCTCGTACTCCAGTGACGACGACACTGTACGACGAGTCTTCTGATGACAACATCAACAGCGGCAGCCAGTCACCGTTGATCCCAATCCCTCCGCCGCCACCTTTCGAGGTGCCGCCGTGGAAGTTCTCCGTCTCCGGCGACTACGTGAGGGTCAAGAGCACGAACTCCTGGCGCCATGGTACGCCAGATACCGAGGGCTTTGAGGGCGACGATGAGGCCGGCGTCTCGGGGACGGCTGAGAGCTCGTCCAATGAATCGTCGGGGGCAACGTCGCCGGGGTTCTGCCCGAGCCCGGACGTGAACACGAAGGCCGACAATTTCATCACGAGGTTCAGAGCTGAGTTGTCCCTGCAGAAGATGAATTCCGTGAAGCAGAGAAGGTCTAATTTGGCCCCAAAAGGAACAGGATGA
- the LOC104450006 gene encoding nuclear transcription factor Y subunit A-3 isoform X3, which translates to MGVPLQHSSGIKQLNVHFQERDLCSTQSTSQSFSEVPNIGGSTDCSQATVLEQTEHGETEGQSVRGQAKSALSMGTQDLVFQPLEVCIPLHYAEPSLGGFMPAAYGPQAMISYPQMAGMIPSRLPLPFDTTQEEPVYVNAKQYHGILRRRQYRAKLGAENKLIKDRKPYLHESRHHHAVRRPRGSGGRFLSKDQKESKFTSLNDESNVKSTARVSSAIDLPNSEVCQLKDHRDTGSTTSCSKTTQTTTSSDAIPVSKFRFFGQPWHVMTTCDPSCDVRYSGDIRHLSLPGER; encoded by the exons ATGGGAGTTCCACTGCAACATTCTAGTGGTATCAAACAATTGAATGTTCACTTTCAAGAGCGGGACTTGTGTTCTACTCAATCAACCAGTCAATCATTCAGTGAAGTGCCTAATATAGGAGGAAGTACTGACTGTAGCCAAGCCACAGTTTTAGAACAGACAG AACATGGTGAAACTGAAGGGCAATCAGTGAGAGGACAAGCAAAATCAGCCTTGTCAATGGGAACTCAGGATTTAGTCTTCCAACCTTTAGAG GTGTGCATCCCACTCCACTATGCTGAACCATCCTTGGGTGGTTTTATGCCCGCTGCTTATGGGCCACAGGCTATG ATCTCTTACCCTCAAATGGCAGGAATGATACCTTCTCGACTGCCTCTGCCCTTTGATACGACACAAGAAGAACCGGTCTATGTAAATGCAAAACAGTATCATGGTATTCTCCGGAGAAGACAGTACCGCGCAAAGCTCGGGGCTGAAAACAAGCTCATCAAGGATAGAAAG CCTTACCTTCACGAATCTCGGCATCATCATGCAGTAAGAAGGCCAAGGGGATCCGGTGGGCGTTTTCTCTCAAAGGATCagaaagaatcaaaatttaCCTCCCTTAATGATGAATCAAACGTCAAAAGCACCGCAAGGGTGTCTTCAGCCATCGATTTACCGAATTCAGAGGTGTGTCAGCTGAAAGATCACAGAGACACCGGCTCCACCACCTCTTGCTCCAAAACGACTCAAACCACCACCAGCAGTGACGCCATCCCGGTGTCAAAATTCAGGTTCTTTGGTCAACCTTGGCATGTGATGACCACGTGTGATCCTTCTTGTGACGTTCGTTATAGTGGGGATATTCGCCATCTTTCTCTGCCAGGTGAAAGATGA